A genomic region of Antennarius striatus isolate MH-2024 chromosome 2, ASM4005453v1, whole genome shotgun sequence contains the following coding sequences:
- the kansl2 gene encoding KAT8 regulatory NSL complex subunit 2 has translation MNRIRIHVLPSSRNRVSQTPRPQEPQACGFTQRSCSQPRLDGLEFCMKHILEDRNAPYKQCSYVSAKNGKRCPNASPKVEQVLLSQLSGYNRAEMQVADGGRSDAGRVPEEDSLSEEEQGPLVLDQTWRGDPDSDADSIDSDHEDPLKHAGVYTAEEVALITREKLIRLQSLYIDQFKRLQHLLKEKKRRYLHNRKVEHETLGTSLLTGPEGLSMKERENLKKLKALRRYRRRYGVEALLHRQLRERRQAVTEGTPQPEQEPPPQEQISTASRDMYLSAAELQPTESLPLEFSDDLDVEGDGMQGPPSPLQFDTALALEDQTIRAIAEAPMDILTGEHPDQVDLDASGQELSERDVDGIMDDQVTSEVVGDEDATDCSLQDADAAAIDAPR, from the exons ATGAACAGGATACGAATCCACGTTTTGCCTTCAAGCCGGAACCGGGTGTCCCAGACGCCTCGTCCTCAGGAGCCCCAGGCCTGTGGCTTCACCCAGAGATCGTGCTCACAGCCCCGTCTGGATGGACTGGAATTCTGCATGAAGCATATTTTAGAGGACAGGAATGCCCCGTACAAGCAGTGCAGCTATGTTTCTGCCAAAAATGGCAAGCGCTGCCCCAATGCATCACCAAAGGTTGAGC AGGTGCTCTTGTCTCAGCTTAGTGGATATAACCGTGCAGAGATGCAAGTTGCAGATGGAGGCCGCTCTGATGCCGGTCGTGTCCCAG AAGAGGACAGTCTGAGTGAGGAGGAGCAGGGTCCCTTGGTTCTGGACCAGACCTGGAGAGGAGACCCCGACAGCGATGCAGACAGCATTGACAGTGATCACGAGGATCCTCTGAA ACATGCAGGAGTGTACACAGCAGAGGAGGTGGCGCTCATTACTCGAGAGAAACTCATTCGGCTCCAGTCTCTTTACATCGACCAGTTCAAACGCCTGCAGCACCtgctgaaagagaaaaagcGCCGGTACCTGCACAACCGAAAGGTGGAACACGAAACTCTAG GGACCAGTCTGCTGACCGGACCTGAAGGTCTGTCCATGAAGGAGCGGGAGAATCTGAAGAAGCTCAAAGCGCTGCGCCGGTACCGCCGTCGGTACGGCGTGGAGGCCCTGCTGCATCGACAGCTCAGAGAAAGGAGGCAGGCTGTGACTGAAGGAACCCCCCAG CCTGAGCAGGAACCTCCACCGCAGGAGCAGATCAGCACGGCAAGCAGAGACATGTATTTGAGCGCTGCAGAGCTCCAGCCCACGGAGAGCCTCCCCCTCGAGTTCAGCGAC GACCTGGATGTGGAAGGGGATGGTATGCAAGGTCCCCCGTCACCCCTACAGTTTGACACGGCCCTGGCTCTGGAGGACCAGACCATCAGAGCCATCGCAGAGGCGCCGATGGACATCCTTACTGGCGAACACCCAGACCAGGTGGACCTGGACGCCTCGGGACAGGAGCTGTCAGAAAGAGATGTGGACGGCATCATGGATGACCAG GTGACATCGGAGGTTGTCGGCGATGAAGATGCTACTGACTGTTCCCTCCAGGATGCGGACGCCGCTGCCATCGATGCTCCCAGATGA